In the Euphorbia lathyris chromosome 5, ddEupLath1.1, whole genome shotgun sequence genome, one interval contains:
- the LOC136230249 gene encoding uncharacterized protein: MKNGARIIKKQEVSGRYIFLFFHEIGELSGKDRATGKDVETFDEAIDNMEKEIDNETNLISDEDNEDDDEISVTQPKPHSKLKRSRKQSMAKPKESQESTMVATFQNVSSNLNSFMENMNTHLGTMANAWSRAEEREQEMANKSNTVLEHLLQIEGLTSVEALQAADILTAEQNKLRVFYQAPLHLKRQYIMGLLYPPTGSSMPRMI, translated from the exons ATGAAGAATGGTGCAAG aaTCATAAAGAAGCAAGAGGTCTCTGGAAGGtacattttccttttttttcatgAAATTGGAGAGTTAAGCGGAAAAGATAGAGCAACGGGGAAGGATGTTGAGACATTTGATGAAGCTATAGATAACatggaaaaagaaatagataatgAAACAAATCTTATTAGTGATGAAGAcaatgaagatgatgatgaaataTCTGTGACTCAACCAAAACCTCATTCAAAACTTAAGAGATCAAGGAAGCAAAGCATGGCTAAGCCTAAGGAATCTCAAGAATCTACCATGGTTGCGACATTTCAAAATGTTTCTTCCAATTTAAATAGTTTTATGGAAAATATGAACACACATCTTGGTACTATGGCAAATGCTTGGTCTCGTGCAGAGGAACGTGAACAAGAAATGGCTAATAAAAGCAATACAGTGCTAGAACATTTACTTCAAATTGAAGGTTTAACAAGTGTTGAGGCATTACAAGCTGCAGATATTCTCACCgctgaacaaaataaattaagagtTTTCTATCAAGCTCCACTACACCTTAAGAGACAATATATAATGGGTCTTCTTTATCCTCCTACAGGATCATCTATGCCTAGGATGATTTGA
- the LOC136230453 gene encoding vinorine synthase-like, with translation MKMETKIISKEFIKPSSPTPYHLRHLHFSFLDQLHPHIFVPFIYFYPKKSLTNSERSKLLKKSLSKVLTIFYPAAGRVRNSYIDCNDEGLLFVEAKVNCELSDVLRDRNLNNNNCFVPPRLHDLAGCSQITFFNCGGIALSLSLSHKVCDLLSFITFLNCWTAIARRDTDTDTSADMINNIPPFGSAKLFPPMDAFGVDLNVLKAKEKLVAKAFMFDNAAIADLKAQYTAINGRRLSRVEALTDFICSRFMEATQDKNKKYRVTQAVNLRTRMDPPLPMVSFGNYSIPHDSTSSVNAEFIKKLQNKDEQINFLKRTFENFSNEEVVSFRFTSPINVPLHEIDFGWGKPLWTTITPMSTKNVIILLPTKDGLGIEALVTSKEEDMAKFELDNQLLQYVSTPPLKLDAHSRL, from the exons ATGAAGATGGAAACAAAGATCATCTCCAAAGAATTTATCAAGCCATCTTCTCCAACACCATATCACCTCCGCCATCTCCATTTTTCCTTTCTTGATCAACTCCATCCccatattttcgtgccttttatttatttctacCCTAAAAAATCATTAACAAACTCAGAAAGAAGTAAGCTATTGAAGAAATCATTATCAAAGGTTTTAACTATATTCTACCCAGCTGCAGGGCGTGTTAGAAACTCCTACATAGACTGCAACGATGAAGGTCTCCTATTCGTCGAAGCCAAAGTTAATTGTGAACTTTCGGATGTTCTTCGAGACCGAAACCTTAATAACAACAACTGTTTTGTTCCTCCTCGGCTCCATGACCTGGCAG gTTGTAGCCAGATCACCTTCTTCAATTGCGGTGGAATAGCCCTTTCATTGTCATTGTCGCATAAAGTTTGCGACCTTTTGTCATTCATTACGTTCCTAAACTGTTGGACAGCCATTGCTAGACGAGACACGGACACGGACACGAGCGCTGATATGATTAACAATATTCCTCCTTTTGGTTCAGCTAAGCTCTTTCCGCCTATGGACGCATTTGGGGTTGATCTCAACGTATTGAAAGCCAAGGAAAAACTCGTGGCCAAGGCGTTCATGTTCGATAATGCTGCCATTGCAGACCTGAAAGCTCAATATACCGCGATTAATGGCAGAAGGTTGTCGCGTGTGGAGGCGTTAACTGACTTTATCTGCAGTCGATTCATGGAGGCAACTCAGGATAAGAATAAGAAGTATAGGGTGACACAAGCAGTGAACTTGCGGACAAGGATGGATCCGCCATTGCCCATGGTTTCCTTTGGGAACTATTCGATTCCCCATGATTCAACATCAAGTGTAAACGCGGAGTTTATAAAGAAGCTTCAAAACAAGGATGAACAGATAAATTTCTTGAAGAGAACGTTCGAAAATTTCAGTAACGAAGAGGTTGTTTCATTCCGTTTCACTAGTCCTATAAACGTACCTTTACATGAAATTGATTTTGGATGGGGAAAACCTTTATGGACAACAATAACTCCTATGTCTACCAAGAATGTTATCATTTTACTTCCAACAAAAGATGGGTTGGGCATAGAGGCATTGGTTACTTCGAAAGAGGAAGACATGGCTAAGTTTGAGCTCGATAATCAGCTTCTTCAGTATGTTTCAACTCCACCATTGAAGCTAGATGCTCATTCAAGGTTGTGA